GCAGAATGAAGAATGAAATCAGCAGCACGATCGGCAGCAGAGCAACTTCAACGTGGATGCTGCTCCCAAAAACGCTTAGCGAGATTCGCTGCGCTAATAGAATTCCCAAAGCAAAGCCTAAACCGCCCGCTACAACAGCCAGCATCGCCCCCTCAGCAAAGAACAACGCCGCCACCGAAGAGCGGGTTGCGCCCAGGGCCTTCATGAGTCCGATTTCGCGCCGGCGGACCATCAGAGTGTTCATCACGGCGGCAGAAACAGCCAACACCGCTGCCAGAAGAGCAGCGAGCGTTACCAGCCACATTAGTCCTTTGATCCGCGAAAGCACCGAGCCTTCATTCTGCGCGACTTGTCGTATCTGCTCTGCATGGGCATAGGGCAGAGCTTCACTAATCTGGAGTGCGATGGAGTTGGCGTAAGGTGAGCAATACCAGCGGTCACGCATCTCCCGAGACATCGTGCTGGGATTGCGTCGTGCAAAGGCGTCCTCGGGTTTGGTCAGAGCGCTTACGTAGAGCCTGCGAACAGCATCCGGTCTGCCCGCGATTTGCTGCACCAGCACCAGAGGAGCCATTACAGCTTTTTCTTCGGCGCTGCCGGTGCTCAGAATTCCAGTGATCTTCAACTCACGGTCGCCTACCCGCAAGACGTCGCCTGGTTTCAGGTGATGCTGATCTGCAAATTGGATTCCGGCCAGCACCTCAATCGGTTGTTTTGCCGAAAGTTCATCCTGAGGCCACTCGCCTTGTACCTTCCACCACGGATACGTGCTACGTACGCCCGTAACAAAATCTTCTTTACCGTAATGAATCGTCTTCGCGAAATAGGTGCCAATCAACTCTACGGGGATTTCAGTTGGACTATTTGCGTTTGCATCCGATCCTGCGTGGTTCGCCGTATTGTTTAAAGCAGCGTTCACGTCCAACGAAAGAAAAGGCGCAAATCCAGTGATGTTGTGTCCCCAAAAAATGCCCTTGAGCTTCGGCAAGTCTGATTCCTTAAGGAATGCGCCGGAGGTGATGGGCTTCAAATTGACTCCGCCAATTTCCACATCAAGCGTGTCTTCCTGCGGATAAGCTACAAGATTGGGGCCGTACACTCGCAACTCACGATTCATCTTGTCGCCTATATCGGTCGCCACGGCGATCATGGCCGTGGCCACGGCCACGCCGAACACAATGGCCGTTGCAGCCAGGAGCTTGTTTCGCCGCTGGCGGTAGAACGATTGATAGACGAGTCGGAAAAACATGATCAGTGTTGGAAGTATTCCACCCCGGCGGCCAGGTCGGGCTGCGTGATGACAATGGAATCGGCCGTCTTGGTTGCTTTCAAAGGTATAGGATTGCATCCACCGGGCTGTCCCACTGACTGCGGATTCACCGGCGCAGCACAGTTCTTGCATACCAATCCCGTACTGGTTTTGTAAAACCCTACCGGGCCGCAAATCGTACAAGCGTCAAGAACGGTAGCGACACTTCCATCAGGTTTTTGATAAAGGAAGAAGCGCATCTCGGTTCCGTTGATAGTAATGGAATAACGATGCAGGTCTCCATCGGAAACCTGGGAGAGCGGAACACTCACCTGGCCATTGACCAATTGCACCGGAGTTGCCGGCGAGAGGCCTGTGGTGCTCTGGGCATAAATAAATTGGGCGGTAATGAGAACGATAAAAACAAATGTCGTCACATAAACCGAGACCATCCAGAAGCGCTCACGCCGTGCTGTCCATACTGCTTTGCGCTGCTCCGCTCCAGTTGTACCTGAAGCGGGAGATCCAGAAGGTGCACGACGACGCCACTCCATCAAAACCATCAGCGCAGCCAGCGCCAGGATCGTAATAAAAAAGAAAAGATCATTGCGTACGATAGGGCCAATCAGCGCCATCTCGCGCTTACTGGAGGGCAATACGCCGTTTTCTGAGAGCTCATGCAGACCGGAGATGATAAGCTGTGCCGACACGAAAAATAGAATCACCGAAGTGACGCGGAAGAATTTCTGCAGGTTAATCCGTACTGAACCTTTTACAAACATGACGCCGAACAAAATTGCCAGCATCACGCCAGCGAGGGTCCCAACAAAGTTCATCAATTCGGTCGAATTGAAGGAAACTCCAGCCAGGATCAGCACCGTTTCCACGCCCTCGCGCAAGACCATGAGAAAAACAAAAGCAAACAGGCCAAGGCGCGAGCTGTTACTGGCCAATTGGCTCACTTTACTTTCGATTTCACCCTTTAAGCGGCGGGCCGTGCGCATCATGAAGATGATCATGCTGATGGTTAACGCTGCCGCCACAAGCATGACCCAGCCCTCGAAAATGTCCTGATTCAGTTGGATACGGGAGATCACCACCGCCACGCCGACGCTGGCCACAAAAGCCGCTATGAGCGCGATGTAAACAACCCGGCGCAACTCTTCCCGGCCAATCTTGGCCAGATAGGCGAGGGTAATTCCTACAATTAGGGCAGCTTCCACGCCCTCTCGTAATGTAATAACAAGTGCTTGCAGCATATTATTGGGTCAATCCTACTTGCAAATCGTTTGCAACTGGAGAAACAAGCATCGAAGTGTGAAATACAGTCTGCATTTTACGTATGACTACGATTCTAAAGTTCCCTGGAACAGTGCGTCAAATAAAAGCCGGGCCCGGAACCTTGTTGAGAATGACTGCAGGCATTAAAACGCGCGGTTTTGCTAAAGCTTCTGCAAGAATTTCTTGGCCTGCTCATAATGGGGAAATGACTTTTCCTCCGCCTGAAACTCCGGGGGATGCACGCAGCGTTTGCTCCCTCGCAGTTTAACCGGATACTTCAAATGCAGCATCTCATGAAACAGCAAATACTCCACGGCAAAACGGGGCACGGCCTCGCGGTCAAAAATCCTGCTCACCACAATCGTGTTATGCGCCGGGTCGTAATGTCCAAGACTGCTGCGCGAGGCGTTCGAACTCCATGTAAGCCGCGGCTTTCCCATCAGCCCGTGAAAGTGGCGGGTATTGAGTTCATCGAAAATTTCTTCCAGGTTAAAGCGGTGTCCATTGGCAGAAGAAATTCGCTTGCGACCGCGCATCTGGCGGATCAGGTGCGCCTTAGACGCTATTTCATGACTGCCGACATATTTGCGATAGCGGATGGCATGGCTGCTCTCGATGGGTTTGAGGTAAAGCTTGGCCAGCAGTATGTGGGCGATAGCATACAGCACAGAGTCCGGAGCGCCTTCCAGCAGATCAGAGAGCCGCGCCAGGATGCGTCCTTCGCGTAGCCGAATCGTATTATTGACATTGGCAAAGGCACGAAACTGGACCTGAAACTCCGGCATCGGCGCCCGCGGACGCAGTTCGCGGTAGCTTTCCTGAAAGATTGGTATGAGATTAGGGTTCACTGTTTTTACAGTATCACGAGAAACTTAAAAGACATCACCAGCCTGTGGTCAGCAGCTTTCGTGCCGCACTCAGAGAACAGCTCTGATATTTGTGATAAGCCTCGGCGGCTCGCTCCCGGATTTGCTGGTTGCTCTCCCTGAGAATCCAGCCATCAATGGCGCTTTTCAAAGTGTAAGCTTCCGGTGCCATCAGGCCATTTGTCCACAGCAAAGGATATGCACCAGTGGCGTACAGCGACTGCCCAAAGAAAGCCTTACTGTAGCAAGCCAGGATTATTGTTTCCCGCCAGCTACCATTTCTTTTTTGTGGAAGGGAAGATAGCTGGAAGTCCATCAACCCATCATGCCCCACGTATGCCACCAGGTTGGCATTCCCGCCACCTTCGAAGGTTAAAGTCTGAGAACTGGTCTTTAGAGTGATCGTTTCGGGATTCGCTCCAGATGCTGCCTGCAGGAAATCAATGACTGCTTGCTTGATCTGATTACCATGATAGGCGTCGGCAACAAGATAGACATTTTTGCTGCGGTACTTGAAGATGCATCGTTCCAGCACCTCTGCTTTGGGTCCTTGCCGAGTCGCGAGTAATTGCCAATCACTACTTCTTGTGAAGAAGGTCTTCACTCCGTAAGCCGATCCCCAGTAGAGGTTATTGTTTGGGTCCTCGCCATTTCCTAGCTTTGCTGGAACCGGAACGATACCTTGGCTTTGGTTATCGGCCAATGCCACAAAGACATGGATTGTTTTCGGCGGCTCGCCCTTGTTCTCTTGTGGCTTCGACGTACTCGGCAATAGCATGAAGATAAACGCAAGTACGCCACACCCATGCTTGGCCAGCACTGCTTTCACGCCCACCAATTTATTTTCTCTTCCGTTTGCAACGAAGCCTGCTTCTTTTCGTTTCTTATTTCTTTTTCGTTTTCAAAGACGCGTTTTGTTCTTCCAGGATTTTGCGGGTACTATCAGCGCTGTCATTCACCGAATCAATGGCAGAATCCAGGGCGAAGGAGTAATCGCGCGCCTCCTTGGCCGCCTGTGGGTCCTTGGCGATAGCGTCTTTCATGGTGCGCAAACGCAGGGCCCAGTCTGATTCGGCGTCAATGAGCTCTTTTAAAGGTTTCCGCATGTCGGAGCCGTGCTCGCTATAGTTGTCAATATTGTCGTCAATCTCATCAATGAGGTTGGCAAAATCTTCGAGCAGATCGTGGATCTTTTGTCCACGCTTGAGGTCCGCCTTGGCATTGGCAGGCACCTCTTCGAGGGCCACCATCCGAATGCCCGCAAATTTGATGTACAGCCGCAGGCGGGCAACGGGTTCCTGGGCCTGCTCGCGCAGTTGGTCGGTTTCAGCCTCGGTGAGCGGATCTCGTCTGCCTCCAGGCGCGGAGGCAACGAGAGAAATTGCCAGCATAAGAACACAGAGTGTGACCGAAAGGGGCCTGGGCATGACTTTCCCTCCAAACTTTTATTTTTGAGCGAACATCAAAGTAAGCAACTGACTGCGGACATGCTCGATCTTTTCGACCGCATCTTTCACCAGGGGTTTATCTTCGAACGCGAGTGTTTGTTCTACATCGCTCAATCGGCGCGAGGTCTTGCGCAGAGTGAGGTCGGTTTCTTTTAATTTCTTGCGGGTACGTTTGCCGGCATCAAGCGCTTTTTGGCTGTAGGTGACCGTCAGCTTGACCGCATCCTCGGCCTTCTCCACGTCGCCGGAGGTGTAATACTGGTTGGCGATCTCAACTTCGCGGCGGGCAACATCAGCGCAATGTTCTGCCTGGCTGTCGCTCCGGGTTTCGGCGCGGGCGATCAGTTTTTCAATGGGCTCATCGTCCCATCCTGCCCATGCATAGAGCACAGTGGATGAAAGAAGTAACGTAATGGCCAGGGCCTTGCGCATCATTTTTGCGGCTCAATCGCAATCAGCCTATGTTTTGCCTGCCACTCCTGATTAGGATATTTTCCATTAGCTACGGATAGAAATAAATGATAATTTGCGGCCGCCTGCTTAACGTCGTGTAAATGATCGTAGGAACTGGCCCGCAAAAAATAGGTTCCCGGAGTCTCTGGAAGAAGTTTTGCCCGGGCTTCCAGCACCTTCAATACCAGCGGATAGTTTTGGTTCTCTGCCGCAACCGTTGCCAGCCCGTCATAGGCCGCGCCTCTTGAAGGATCAAGATTCAGGCTGGCAATGAATTCCTGCTGTGCCTCAGGAAATTTTCTCTGATTCATCAAGATATTGGCCAGCGAATTGTGAAGGTCAGGGTTCTTGTCATCATCTTTGATTAAGTTCCGGTACAAACGCTCGGCCTCATCATATTCCTTTGCCTGCAGCGCCAGGTCAGCAATTTCGCGCTGTGCCTGCCGGTTCTGTGGAGAAATTGCTTGTGCAGCTTCAAACTCCACCAGCGCCTCCTGATTCCGTCCGCTATTGGCCAGGATGCGTCCCAACTGCACGTGCGCCGTGGCGCTTTGCGGATTGAGCTTCAGATAGTCACGCAAGCTCTGCTCAGCTTCGGGCAGGCGCTTGCCGGCGATATAAACGTCCGTCAACTCAGCAAGTGTTTCCGATGATTGCGGATTCAACGCAAGTGCTTGCTTGTACTCTTTTTCTGCCACCTCAAAATTATTTTTGCGCTCTGCCAGCCGCGCCATCGCCAGATGCAGATCAAAATCCTTAGGATGAAGTTCTTCGGCCCTTTGATACGCGGTCAGGGCATCGTCAGGCGAATCCTTGGCAAGAACATGGCCGAGGGCATCCCATGCGGTAAACCGGGCTTCAGATGCGGAATCCACCTGCGACGGTTTGAGCGCGGTGGCCGCGCGCAGGTATTTGGCGGCGTCACCTGTGTTTCCGCTTGAAGCAAGCAACAATCCCAGGTTCAGGTTCGATTCGAACACATCTGGCTTGATCTCAACGCACTTTTTATATGCGTCTATGGCCTGAGGCTTGCGATCAGTCAGCGAATAGAGCACTCCCAGGTCAAACCACACGCGGTAATGATTGGGGTTGGTGGTTGATGCGGAAGAAAGAAGTTTTTCCGCTTGAGCGTAGTCTTTTTTGTCCAGGGCTTTTTCTGCCTCGATGACATCCGGAGGAATCGTGTCTGCCGTCGTCTCCGCCGCTCGATGATGCCGGACCGTCGGCTTCGATTGCCCGCCAACGCTGCGGCCCTGAGCCCATGCCGTCGCGGTGAGCGCAGCCACCAGCGCAAGCGCACCTATGCTTGCGTGGCAGAGCCGTCTCCTGCTCTGCGCTAACGCCAGAAGCCTGCTATTTGCGTCCATTGGAACGAGAGTTCCCGTTACTCTTTAAGATGCGCGCCAGCCATTTTCCGGTGTACGAGCCTGCAGTTTTTGCCACTGTCTCTGGCGTGCCGGTGACAATGACTTTGCCCCCGCGGCCCCCGCCTTCCGGCCCTAAGTCAATTACCCAGTCGGCTGCGCGAATCACATCCAGATTATGCTCAATGACCACGATAGAGCCACCACTTTCAATAAGTTTTCGGAATGCTGAAAGCAGCTTGCTGACATCATCAAAGTGGAGTCCAGTCGTGGGCTCATCAAAGATATAGAGAATACGCGGCAAGCGCTTCTTTCCCGTCGGACGTCCGTCAGGCCCATTTCCATTTCCGTTTTCGCCGCGTATGGATTTAGGTTGCAGATGAGCAGCCAGCTTCATGCGCTGCGCCTCGCCGCCGGAGAGCGTTGTAGCCGATTGCCCCAGACGAAGATATCCAAGGCCAACTTCATCCAGAACACGCAGCTTCTCGGTGATTTTAGGAGCGGCAGCAAAGAACTGCATGGCCTCTTTCACCGTGAGGTTGAGAGCCTCATAAACATTCTTGCCACGATAACGGACCTCCAGCACCTCCGGTTTGAAGCGTGTGCCGTGGCACTCCTCGCAAACCAATTCGACGTCGGCCAGGAACTGCATCTCTACCGTGACCGTGCCATCGCCCTGGCAAACCTCACACCTGCCGCCCGGAATATTGAAAGAGAAGTGTCCAGCGGAAAAACCTTTTTTCACGGCTTCCGGTTGGCTCGCATAAAGGTCGCGGATCGCGTCAAATACCTTGATGTAGGTGACCGGATTCGAGCGCGGTGTACGTCCAATGGGCGACTGATCTACTAGAATCACTTCATCAACATATTGCGAGCCTTCCAGCTTTTGCAGCTTCTGGCCCAGGTCAATAGGCGGCGCAAAATCGTTCTGGCGCTTGGCCGCGGCCAGAGCGTTGTACAGGACATCATGAACCAAAGTTGACTTGCCTGACCCGGAGACGCCGGTAATTGCCACCAGCATACGCAATGGGATATTGACAGTCAGATCTTTCAGATTGTGTGCGCGCGCGCCGGTAATCTTGAGTTGTTCTGCACCCGGCTTGCGCCGTATGGCCGGCAACTGAATGCGAAGCTCGCTCGATAAATAGCGGCCTGTAAGGGATGCTGTGGCCTTGATGATTTCGTTGAACGTTCCGCTGGCA
The nucleotide sequence above comes from Terriglobales bacterium. Encoded proteins:
- a CDS encoding ABC transporter permease is translated as MFFRLVYQSFYRQRRNKLLAATAIVFGVAVATAMIAVATDIGDKMNRELRVYGPNLVAYPQEDTLDVEIGGVNLKPITSGAFLKESDLPKLKGIFWGHNITGFAPFLSLDVNAALNNTANHAGSDANANSPTEIPVELIGTYFAKTIHYGKEDFVTGVRSTYPWWKVQGEWPQDELSAKQPIEVLAGIQFADQHHLKPGDVLRVGDRELKITGILSTGSAEEKAVMAPLVLVQQIAGRPDAVRRLYVSALTKPEDAFARRNPSTMSREMRDRWYCSPYANSIALQISEALPYAHAEQIRQVAQNEGSVLSRIKGLMWLVTLAALLAAVLAVSAAVMNTLMVRRREIGLMKALGATRSSVAALFFAEGAMLAVVAGGLGFALGILLAQRISLSVFGSSIHVEVALLPIVLLISFFILLSGSALALRRAVRLDPTVVLRGDL
- a CDS encoding Fe-S-containing protein, which translates into the protein MLQALVITLREGVEAALIVGITLAYLAKIGREELRRVVYIALIAAFVASVGVAVVISRIQLNQDIFEGWVMLVAAALTISMIIFMMRTARRLKGEIESKVSQLASNSSRLGLFAFVFLMVLREGVETVLILAGVSFNSTELMNFVGTLAGVMLAILFGVMFVKGSVRINLQKFFRVTSVILFFVSAQLIISGLHELSENGVLPSSKREMALIGPIVRNDLFFFITILALAALMVLMEWRRRAPSGSPASGTTGAEQRKAVWTARRERFWMVSVYVTTFVFIVLITAQFIYAQSTTGLSPATPVQLVNGQVSVPLSQVSDGDLHRYSITINGTEMRFFLYQKPDGSVATVLDACTICGPVGFYKTSTGLVCKNCAAPVNPQSVGQPGGCNPIPLKATKTADSIVITQPDLAAGVEYFQH
- a CDS encoding tetratricopeptide repeat protein: MDANSRLLALAQSRRRLCHASIGALALVAALTATAWAQGRSVGGQSKPTVRHHRAAETTADTIPPDVIEAEKALDKKDYAQAEKLLSSASTTNPNHYRVWFDLGVLYSLTDRKPQAIDAYKKCVEIKPDVFESNLNLGLLLASSGNTGDAAKYLRAATALKPSQVDSASEARFTAWDALGHVLAKDSPDDALTAYQRAEELHPKDFDLHLAMARLAERKNNFEVAEKEYKQALALNPQSSETLAELTDVYIAGKRLPEAEQSLRDYLKLNPQSATAHVQLGRILANSGRNQEALVEFEAAQAISPQNRQAQREIADLALQAKEYDEAERLYRNLIKDDDKNPDLHNSLANILMNQRKFPEAQQEFIASLNLDPSRGAAYDGLATVAAENQNYPLVLKVLEARAKLLPETPGTYFLRASSYDHLHDVKQAAANYHLFLSVANGKYPNQEWQAKHRLIAIEPQK